One window of the Allosaccharopolyspora coralli genome contains the following:
- a CDS encoding deoxyguanosinetriphosphate triphosphohydrolase: MTTDDHGLPGYRDEDTARLLPEQPKGAALPGAESSARSPFARDRARVLHSAALRRLAGKTQVMGPGEGDVPRTRLTHSLEVAQIGRGIAENVGADPDAVDMAGLAHDIGHPPFGHNGERALNDLAGECGGFEGNAQTLRILTRLEPKLVDGDGAAHGLNLTRACLDATTKYPWPKEPGVAKFGAYEDDLGVFEWMRRGAPPGRRCLEAQIMDWADDVAYSVHDVEDGVLSGRISLRSLAGREERAEIVRMAAKHFWHGADDATSLLEEATARLVRLPALAVVTDFDGSLAAQVALKNMTSELVGRFASAAVSETRSVHGAGPLTRYAADLVVPEQVAAEVAVLKAVAVRYVLSDPERLRMQERQRVLVAELVEAVLDGAPESLDPVFLLAWGRGGSDAERLRVVVDQIASLTDAQAVAWHRHKVTMRT; the protein is encoded by the coding sequence ATGACCACCGACGATCACGGGTTGCCGGGATACCGCGACGAGGACACCGCACGGCTGCTGCCCGAGCAGCCGAAGGGCGCCGCTTTGCCTGGTGCCGAGTCCTCGGCGAGATCGCCGTTCGCGCGGGACAGAGCGCGCGTGCTGCATTCGGCGGCACTGCGCAGGCTCGCCGGGAAGACACAGGTCATGGGCCCGGGCGAGGGTGACGTGCCGCGCACGCGGCTCACGCATTCGCTGGAGGTCGCCCAGATCGGGCGCGGGATCGCCGAGAACGTGGGTGCGGATCCGGATGCGGTGGACATGGCGGGACTCGCACACGACATCGGTCATCCGCCGTTCGGGCACAACGGGGAGCGCGCGCTCAACGACCTCGCGGGTGAATGCGGCGGGTTCGAGGGCAACGCGCAGACGTTGCGCATCCTGACGCGGCTGGAGCCGAAGCTCGTCGATGGCGACGGCGCGGCGCACGGGTTGAACCTCACCCGTGCGTGCTTGGACGCGACGACGAAGTACCCGTGGCCGAAGGAGCCGGGGGTCGCCAAGTTCGGCGCCTACGAGGACGACCTCGGTGTGTTCGAGTGGATGCGTCGTGGCGCGCCACCGGGCAGGCGCTGCCTCGAGGCACAGATCATGGACTGGGCCGACGACGTCGCGTATTCGGTGCACGACGTGGAGGACGGGGTGCTCTCGGGCCGGATCTCGCTGCGTTCGCTGGCCGGCCGGGAGGAACGCGCGGAGATCGTGCGGATGGCGGCGAAGCACTTCTGGCACGGCGCCGACGACGCGACGAGCTTGTTGGAGGAAGCCACCGCCCGGTTGGTGCGGTTGCCGGCGCTGGCGGTCGTGACGGACTTCGACGGGTCGCTGGCCGCCCAGGTCGCTTTGAAGAACATGACCAGCGAGTTGGTGGGTCGGTTCGCCTCGGCGGCGGTCTCGGAAACCAGGTCGGTCCACGGCGCCGGGCCGTTGACCCGGTACGCCGCGGATCTGGTCGTGCCGGAGCAGGTCGCGGCGGAGGTGGCGGTGCTCAAGGCGGTGGCGGTGCGGTACGTGCTCAGCGACCCGGAGCGGTTGCGGATGCAGGAGCGACAGCGGGTGCTCGTGGCGGAGCTGGTCGAGGCGGTCCTTGACGGTGCTCCCGAGTCGCTGGATCCGGTGTTCCTGCTCGCGTGGGGGCGCGGGGGATCCGACGCGGAGCGATTGC
- a CDS encoding YdcF family protein — protein sequence MARYRSAEQLTARPGRSVRRAVFGALLVLLLVVGGTGFRVWQVARADERRPVDIGVVLGAAQYHGEPSEVLEARLDHALELYQDGLVDHVVTVGGRQQGDEYTEAQAGKKWLVEHGVPEGNVVPVDVGSDTIGSVRAVDRLADRRGWETALIVSDPWHSLRARTMANDVGLTTWASPTRSGPMVQTREIQFNYVLRETAGLLFYRLTHAPAEVSGFGLG from the coding sequence GTGGCTCGATACCGTTCCGCTGAGCAACTGACCGCCCGGCCGGGGCGGTCAGTTCGCCGCGCTGTGTTCGGGGCCCTGCTCGTGCTGCTGCTCGTCGTCGGCGGCACCGGATTCCGGGTCTGGCAGGTCGCGCGCGCCGACGAACGTCGTCCTGTCGACATCGGCGTCGTCCTCGGCGCGGCGCAGTATCACGGTGAGCCCTCGGAGGTGCTCGAGGCGCGGCTGGACCACGCTCTGGAGCTGTACCAGGACGGGCTCGTCGACCACGTCGTCACCGTCGGCGGCCGACAGCAGGGCGACGAGTACACCGAGGCACAGGCGGGGAAGAAGTGGCTGGTCGAGCACGGCGTTCCGGAGGGCAACGTCGTCCCGGTCGACGTCGGCAGCGACACGATCGGCAGCGTCCGGGCGGTGGATCGCTTGGCCGACCGGCGCGGTTGGGAGACCGCGTTGATCGTCAGTGATCCGTGGCACTCGCTACGGGCGAGGACGATGGCCAACGACGTCGGCTTGACGACGTGGGCGTCGCCGACCCGTTCGGGGCCGATGGTGCAGACCCGCGAGATCCAGTTCAATTACGTCCTTCGCGAGACCGCGGGATTGCTGTTCTACCGGCTGACTCACGCGCCCGCCGAGGTCAGCGGCTTCGGACTCGGCTGA
- a CDS encoding glycine--tRNA ligase: protein MPADKIDTIVNLCKRRGFVYPCGEIYGGTRSAWDYGPLGVEFKDNLKRQWWKSVVQGREDVVGLDSSVILPTQVWQASGHLQEFVDPLVECTNCHNRFRADHLVEEFVERTGKDVAEDDTSQVPCPNCGVRGQFTEPRLFNGLLKTYLGPIESDEGLHYLRPETAQGIFTNFLNVMTTARTKPPFGIGQIGKSFRNEITPGNFIFRTREFEQMEMEFFVQPGDDENWHQYWIDERTRWYTDLGIAPDNLRHYEHPQDKLSHYSKRTVDIEYKFGFAGGEWGELEGVANRTDFDLSTHSEHSGVDLSYFDQASGTRYRPYVIEPAAGVGRPMMAFLVDAYHEEEAPNAKGGVDKRVVLKLDRRLAPIKVAVLPLSRNADLSPKAKDVAAMLRKNWNIDFDDAGAIGRRYRRHDEIGTPFCVTVDFDSLNDHAVTVRERDTMTQERVAIDKLEDYLATRLLGC from the coding sequence GTGCCCGCCGACAAGATCGACACGATCGTCAACCTCTGCAAGCGACGTGGCTTCGTCTACCCCTGCGGGGAGATCTACGGAGGTACCCGGTCGGCGTGGGACTACGGTCCGCTCGGTGTCGAATTCAAGGACAACCTCAAACGCCAGTGGTGGAAGTCCGTGGTGCAGGGCCGCGAGGACGTGGTGGGCCTCGATTCGTCGGTGATCCTGCCGACCCAGGTCTGGCAGGCCTCCGGCCACCTCCAGGAGTTCGTCGACCCGTTGGTGGAGTGCACGAACTGCCACAACCGGTTCCGCGCCGACCACCTCGTGGAGGAGTTCGTCGAGCGCACCGGCAAGGACGTCGCCGAGGACGACACGTCCCAGGTGCCGTGCCCGAACTGCGGCGTGCGCGGCCAGTTCACCGAGCCGCGCCTGTTCAACGGGTTGCTCAAGACCTATCTCGGCCCGATCGAGTCGGACGAGGGCCTGCACTACCTGCGGCCGGAGACCGCGCAGGGCATCTTCACCAACTTCCTCAACGTGATGACCACGGCGCGCACCAAGCCGCCGTTCGGGATCGGCCAGATCGGCAAGTCGTTCCGCAACGAGATCACGCCAGGCAACTTCATCTTCCGCACCCGCGAGTTCGAGCAGATGGAGATGGAGTTCTTCGTCCAGCCCGGCGACGACGAGAACTGGCACCAGTACTGGATCGACGAGCGGACCCGCTGGTACACCGACCTCGGCATCGCCCCGGACAACCTGCGCCACTACGAGCACCCGCAGGACAAGCTCTCGCACTACTCCAAACGCACCGTGGACATCGAGTACAAGTTCGGTTTCGCAGGCGGCGAATGGGGGGAACTCGAGGGCGTCGCCAATCGCACCGACTTCGACCTCTCCACCCACTCCGAGCACTCGGGCGTGGACCTGTCGTACTTCGACCAGGCCAGCGGCACCCGCTACCGTCCGTACGTCATCGAGCCCGCGGCCGGTGTAGGCAGGCCGATGATGGCGTTCCTCGTCGACGCGTACCACGAGGAGGAGGCGCCGAACGCCAAGGGCGGCGTCGACAAGCGGGTCGTGCTCAAGCTGGACCGCAGGCTCGCGCCGATCAAGGTCGCGGTGCTGCCGCTGTCCCGCAACGCCGACCTCTCGCCGAAGGCCAAGGACGTCGCGGCGATGCTGCGCAAGAACTGGAACATCGACTTCGACGACGCCGGCGCGATCGGGCGCCGGTACCGGCGGCACGACGAGATCGGCACGCCGTTCTGCGTGACCGTCGACTTCGACAGTCTCAACGACCACGCGGTCACGGTCCGCGAACGCGACACCATGACCCAGGAGCGGGTCGCGATCGACAAACTCGAGGACTACCTGGCCACCCGCCTGCTCGGCTGCTGA